ATCGGCAGCATTTCCCGGCTGTTGCTTGAATCTCCAGTCACTCGTTGGAGATTCCTAGGTGGAATTGTAGAAGTAGATATTTAGTGCTCGAGTCTTTTGAAATTGTACCAACTCATCTAATCTGGAACACAAGCTAGCAAGTGAGGTGAGTAAGTATAGTCAGAATGACCATACGTTAAATACCTGTTTTCTCCTCTATTCCTGTAGATTTGGGTTGATAGTCTTTCTAGAGAGGAAAGGTCTCCCCAATCTCATGCATTTTTGGTATGACCGTCAGCAATCTGTGATGGATTTCGAGCTCCAGCTGTCAACGGCTTCTGAAGAAGGGTGGTAGATTCTTGGCAGCAACGTAGCGGCGGCGGTGACGGAATTGATACTGCAACGTAGCGGCGGCGGTGACGGAATTGATACTTCAACCTGGCGCGGATCTAGCTTTTCTAAACCCGATCTTGAGTGGACTATGTTGGTTTTTCAAAACCCGCTCTTGAGTGGACTTTATTGATTTTTCACTATAGTTGCTGTTTTTAcagtttttgttaatttttgttgttttagttgtgttttctgttttttagtTATAATTTCTTCTTGTATTTGCACAAGGCTTTTTTGGCCATGTGATCATTTTTCTGGTTTCAATATAACTGCATTGCCTGTTCGTCAAAGAATACCTGTTAGGCCACAGAGAGTATTTCGTAACACTGACAAGCTCTGTGTTAGCCTaacaattgaattttttctctcacAAGCAGAAAAAAAGCTAAGGCAAACAAATTGATACTTATTTCACCCCTAGTTTGAaggaaatttttgaaaacacttaCACCCATGGTGAGCAGCCAAACATGCCTGACCCTACTTGACCCTTCGTCTAACAGACGGTTTTGAACATGCCAACGGTCAGATAGGGACTGTAAAGGTTGGGAAGTCTCTGGTTTCGATCGGGTTACAACTTGACCCTTCGTCTGACAGACAATTTTGAACATGCCAACGGTTGGTTAGGTTGTAAAGGTTGGGAAATCTCTGGTTTGATCGGGTTATTTTTGAAAGGGTGACACCCGACCCAACCAAGACACATGTGAGTTTGGTCTTATAGCAATACAGTGTAACGGTCACCCTAGCTATAATTTTGTCATGTCCAGTTTGAGCCTTCGTGGAGCaacaacaatgatcgaaatcgttcattttgtaaagagCTTGAGGAATATGTCATTCATGCAAAAAACTAGCTTGATCGAAAATTGATAAGTAAAACcgatttgtacaagaaaaaatggGCCATTAACATTTCAAATTAGGGTGCGTTTTcactaaactaaatggactacAGGCTAATGgcaatagtcaagttgtttccactaaatgGTTCGGTATTTTAGTTAatgtatgtgaggagaatgacctACCTAAAAATCCGCGAAAACATGAGCGTCCATTTAGTTTAGTGAAAACGAAccattattttttgtcatccCATTTTCTTCGTACTAATCTTTACAAACACCGTGATACCTAAATCACAATTACATCGGCCCAGGATCAATGCATACAGTAAACAAATAGCACTAAATCCAGGTAGTCAGCATGGACTCTATGCAGACCAAATTCAAAGATTGCATAGGTATCTTGAAAACCTTGCCACCCATTTCCATTTCCTCCAATTACCACTGTATATCTCAATTCCATGTCCATATCACTAAGTCCAACATAACAAACTCATGTAAAACATGCAAAAGCTCTTTCATCTCTCATCCAAAAAAATCAGATACAACAAATGCAAACACAAAGTAGTTACAAACACAATAGGAAGGGAATAAGGATTTACGAAAGAAGCACACATGTTTTATTATTTCAAACAAGTCTGAAAACAAACATCAGGGGcttctccttttataggcataaggCATCAAGACAAGCATAACTTCTAACCTTAAACAAGTATACATTACAACTTTAGACAAGCATATCTTACAACTATAGACAAGCATATATTTGTTTACATAATCGACAAATAACTTTCCTGGAACTCCAATAGCTTCAGGCAAAAGGGTTAATTGAACCCACTATGCTTGTCTAAAGTTGTAAAATATGCTTGTCTAAAGTTGTAAGATATGCTTGTCTAAAGTTAGAAGTTATGCTTGTCTTGATGCTCCTCCTTATGCCTATGAAAGGAGAAGCCACTAATGTTTGTATTCAGACTTGTTTGAAATAATAAAACGTGTGCGCTTCTTTCTTAGATCTTTATTCCCttcctactttgtgtttgtacctactttgtgtttgcaTTTGTGGTATTAGGCAGACCGATGGAAGACCAATGTGCTTGTAAACAGTAaccaggataatgaaaagtaaCATTTGGGAGTTCTTGAGTTGCTTCCGCCTCCATTGTTAGTTCAGCCACATCACTTCAGTAAGGATCTCGCAAGATGTTCGCGCGCAGTAGCCAATGCCTGTGTTATAGTCTGTCGATACAAAATTCGTAAGTTAAACCAACTGAGAATCGACTGTgaacaaaaaattgataattgTACTTTTTTAGATATATTTGTTTGGCAGtgttaaaaactaaaaagtagtAGAATCAAATACCTGCTCAGACAAAGGTGCACCAGAATCCATACTATGGCTTGCAACCTTCTCCGCAATCTGATTTGGATCAGTTTCTAGAAGAATTCTGCATAGGACATCAAGGAGTTAGATGTGAGAGGTAAGATAAATAAATGCAGGTGATAACACATATGGTCTCTTCTGGGACAAAGCTGTGTCACAAGCAAGAAAATGATAGCAGAGCTGCATAATACTATCCGGGAACGCGCCTACAAACTGAAGACAACCAGAGTCTGAAGTAAGAAATTACCATCATTCCAAAAGCAAATAAGCCATAAATGGCCTAGATATTTTTCAGTAGCATAGATAACGTGGTAAAACTAGATTTTCACCCCAGAAAAAAGGTAAAAAGGCCCGGTCTACAAACGCCATGGTTTCTTCATGTAAATATTCCTATACTTTCAGTCTTTCACCCTCGAGCGAGAACTAAATAAATACAAAGCATACAGGGGAGGCATCGAACAATATTCCCAGTAAAATGGATAAGCGGATAACACATATGTGAACTACACAAGGAGAATGCTGCATACCCGCCATCCACAACTTCGTCAATGCACAAAAGAATGAGATCTAAGTTCTCAAGTGCCTCCTTCTTGTCAACAGTGCCCCTACAAATAGATATGACAACACAACCAGAGTTGCGCCAGAGTAAAAATTATCAACATCAAAACtgcatcaagaaaactgaaaaaagaagaagagagcatATGATCACTAGATACCTCAGGAGAAGACTGACTGCATCAAAAAACGCCTGAAGGACAGTAGCTAAGATAACCTCATTTTCTTCCTCACCCCCAGTAACAA
The sequence above is a segment of the Rhododendron vialii isolate Sample 1 chromosome 13a, ASM3025357v1 genome. Coding sequences within it:
- the LOC131312395 gene encoding coatomer subunit zeta-1-like codes for the protein METCPKVKNILLLDSEGKRVAVKYYSDDWPTNSAKEAFEKTVFTKTQKTNARTEAEIAMFENKVVIYKFIQDLHFFVTGGEEENEVILATVLQAFFDAVSLLLRGTVDKKEALENLDLILLCIDEVVDGGILLETDPNQIAEKVASHSMDSGAPLSEQTITQALATAREHLARSLLK